The genome window TAGTCCTGCTTATCTACATGTTCATGAAGCTGGGTGGAGAAGAGGCAGTGGAGAGGATTGTATGAAGCCTCCAAGATTTTTCAAGATAGATATGGTACTGGCTATGGTTGGCTATCTATTTCTATGGGGACCCATCATCGTTCTTTGCATTTTCGCCTTTAACACCAGTCCCTTTGGCGTGAAGTGGGAGTCGTTAACTCTAAAATGGTTCAGAGAGCTTTTTCATACTCCTGCTTTGTTGCAGTCAGTTCTAAGAAGTCTATTGATAGCCAGCGTAACAACTGTAGTAGCTACCATCATTGGGACAATAGCGGGGTATGGTTTATACAAGTATAAATTTACGGGGAGACGTGTTCTGAGAATATCTATCCTGCTGCCCATCACAATTCCTTATGTGATTATGGCAGGGGCTCTGCTCGTCTACTTTACCAAGATTGCCCATATTCCTCTCGGTTATCTGGCTATTATCATAGCCCATATCAGTTTCAGTGCACCACTGGCTGTATTTGTTACCCTGGGCAGGATGCAGAGAATAGACTGGAGTCTAGAGGAGGCGTCTACGGACCTGGGGGCGGATAGACTTACAACGTGGAGAAAGATAACAATACCTCTCCTGCTTCCAGCTATTTTCGCCTCGGCTACGCTTATCTTCCCATGGTCGTTTAACGATTTTACTGTGACCTATTTTGTTGCTGGGGTTGGTACTACCACGTTGCCACTCTATCTTTATTCAATGTTACAGTATTCTCTGAAACCTGTGATCATCAATGCGATCAGTCTAATTTTCATAATAACGCCAACCATCCTTATTTTCCTGATATCTTTTCTGCAGAGACAGAAACAAGCATAAAGGTGGAAGATTATGGAGGATAAAGAGAATATCTCCTGCGTCGAACTGAGGAATCTGGTCAAGAGGTTCGCCGGTATCACTGCTGTGGATCACATTAATCTTGAAGTAAGACATGGAGAAGTGTTTTCTCTGCTGGGGCCTAGCGGCTGTGGCAAGACCACGACACTGAGAATAAT of Deltaproteobacteria bacterium contains these proteins:
- a CDS encoding ABC transporter permease; translation: MKPPRFFKIDMVLAMVGYLFLWGPIIVLCIFAFNTSPFGVKWESLTLKWFRELFHTPALLQSVLRSLLIASVTTVVATIIGTIAGYGLYKYKFTGRRVLRISILLPITIPYVIMAGALLVYFTKIAHIPLGYLAIIIAHISFSAPLAVFVTLGRMQRIDWSLEEASTDLGADRLTTWRKITIPLLLPAIFASATLIFPWSFNDFTVTYFVAGVGTTTLPLYLYSMLQYSLKPVIINAISLIFIITPTILIFLISFLQRQKQA